A single region of the Streptomyces caelestis genome encodes:
- a CDS encoding aminotransferase-like domain-containing protein has protein sequence MTVTEPAPAPPAHSPVPPLAARVRSVGGSPVRDILAVTARPEVINFAGGLPAPELFDAEGIAATYRAVLAEEPARALQYSTTEGEPVLRAALADRTTARGLPTGPDDLLVTTGSQQALSLLTTALLEPGDTVLVENPCYLAALQAFGFAGARVVAVPGDEHGVDPEALEDLVVRERPKLLYTVPTFQNPTGRTLPAERRAAVAAVAARRGLWIVEDDPYGELRYEGARVPWIASHPGAEDRTVLLGSFSKVMAPGLRLGWLRAPGELRRACAVAKQAADLHTPTVNQLAAARYLADHDLDAHVTRVAGVYRERRDAMLAGLPGALPEGSDWTRPEGGMFLWARLPEPYDTTALLPQVVRYDVAYVPGAPFHAGTPDRRTLRLCFVTQTPEEIEEGLRRLGKGLRAGMTAGS, from the coding sequence ATGACCGTCACCGAGCCCGCGCCCGCGCCGCCCGCCCACTCTCCCGTGCCGCCGCTCGCCGCGCGGGTGCGATCGGTCGGCGGTTCTCCCGTGCGGGACATCCTGGCCGTCACCGCCCGCCCCGAGGTGATCAACTTCGCGGGCGGGCTGCCGGCGCCGGAGCTGTTCGACGCGGAGGGCATCGCGGCCACGTACCGGGCCGTCCTCGCCGAGGAGCCCGCGAGGGCGTTGCAGTACTCCACGACCGAGGGCGAGCCCGTGCTGCGGGCCGCGCTCGCCGACCGCACCACGGCACGCGGACTGCCGACCGGCCCCGACGACCTGCTCGTCACCACCGGCTCCCAGCAGGCCCTCTCGCTCCTCACCACCGCACTGCTCGAACCCGGGGACACCGTCCTCGTCGAGAACCCCTGCTATCTGGCGGCCCTCCAGGCGTTCGGCTTCGCCGGAGCCCGGGTCGTGGCCGTGCCCGGAGACGAGCACGGTGTCGATCCCGAGGCGCTGGAGGACCTCGTGGTGCGCGAGCGGCCCAAGCTGCTCTACACCGTGCCCACCTTCCAGAACCCCACCGGCCGCACACTGCCCGCCGAGCGGCGCGCCGCCGTGGCCGCCGTCGCCGCCCGGCGCGGGCTGTGGATCGTCGAGGACGACCCCTACGGAGAGCTCCGCTACGAGGGCGCACGCGTGCCGTGGATCGCCTCCCACCCGGGCGCCGAGGACCGTACGGTCCTGCTCGGCAGCTTCTCCAAGGTGATGGCGCCCGGTCTGCGGCTGGGCTGGCTGCGCGCGCCCGGTGAGCTGCGGCGCGCCTGTGCCGTCGCCAAGCAGGCCGCCGACCTGCACACACCGACCGTCAACCAGCTCGCCGCGGCCCGGTACCTCGCCGACCACGACCTGGACGCCCACGTCACGCGCGTCGCCGGCGTGTACCGCGAACGCCGGGACGCCATGCTCGCGGGGCTGCCCGGCGCGCTGCCCGAGGGATCGGACTGGACCCGGCCCGAGGGCGGCATGTTCCTCTGGGCGCGCCTGCCGGAGCCGTACGACACGACGGCCCTGCTGCCGCAGGTGGTGCGGTACGACGTGGCGTACGTCCCGGGCGCCCCCTTCCACGCCGGCACGCCCGACCGCAGGACCCTGCGGCTGTGCTTCGTGACGCAGACGCCGGAGGAGATCGAGGAAGGGCTGCGGAGGCTGGGGAAGGGGCTGCGGGCCGGCATGACGGCAGGCTCATGA
- a CDS encoding arylamine N-acetyltransferase family protein has product MLDSIQFDLDAYLRRIGWEGERRADAATLRGVHLAHLRAIPFENLDAVGGRAPSLDPADLTAKLVHSRRGGYCYEHNTLFARALEALGFRVTLLNARVVVGADTIASRPRTHMALLADVPGEQRPYLADVGFGAIGSLLEPVPLVADVEFAGAGRRHRLVHVPHDGPLEMWLLQAHDPAKDDWTGQYAFTLEPFEKPDFDVINWHIATNPRSPFAQRLYVQHVSAARHLLLDGRLLTRTRPDGTVTEREVTDEAEARRLLEEEFGITAPEEVTLLTG; this is encoded by the coding sequence ATGCTGGACTCCATACAGTTCGACCTCGACGCGTATCTCCGGCGGATCGGATGGGAGGGGGAGCGGCGGGCCGACGCGGCCACCCTGCGCGGTGTGCATCTGGCGCACCTGCGGGCCATCCCGTTCGAGAACCTCGACGCAGTGGGCGGCAGGGCCCCCTCCCTCGATCCGGCCGACCTCACGGCCAAGCTGGTCCACAGCCGGCGCGGCGGCTACTGCTACGAGCACAACACGCTGTTCGCCCGCGCGCTGGAGGCGCTGGGCTTCCGGGTGACCCTGCTGAACGCGAGGGTCGTCGTCGGCGCCGACACCATCGCCAGCCGGCCGCGCACACACATGGCGTTGCTGGCCGACGTCCCCGGCGAACAGCGGCCGTACCTCGCGGACGTCGGCTTCGGGGCGATCGGCTCGCTGCTGGAACCGGTGCCGCTGGTCGCGGACGTCGAGTTCGCCGGGGCCGGGCGGCGGCACCGCCTGGTGCACGTGCCGCACGACGGTCCGCTGGAGATGTGGCTGCTGCAGGCCCACGACCCGGCGAAGGACGACTGGACCGGGCAGTACGCCTTCACCCTGGAGCCCTTCGAAAAGCCCGACTTCGACGTCATCAACTGGCACATCGCCACCAACCCGCGCTCGCCGTTCGCCCAGCGCCTCTACGTCCAGCACGTCAGCGCCGCGCGGCATCTCCTGCTCGACGGCCGGCTCCTCACGCGGACCCGCCCCGACGGGACGGTCACCGAGCGGGAGGTGACCGATGAGGCGGAGGCGCGGCGGCTCCTTGAAGAGGAGTTCGGCATCACCGCGCCGGAGGAGGTGACGCTGCTGACCGGCTGA
- a CDS encoding DUF4253 domain-containing protein, whose amino-acid sequence MATLPNILPKLTADPSGGALGLRLPTGALVDTTDEGPWHEPLLWYADERALPGGWAALEPARRTGLLPVVLDVGDGHGGPDRWELMPGEVSYPGDHDAEEVLAEYWEEYAAEGGAWPGPAAPLPHAQDPDAVAAGVADSLLDGGSPLKDPRLALVPARRSADIPTAIGWTGPANHEGDTARLSAVLRSWEDRFGIRVVALGFDHLLVSVAAPPVTTADAEAVAAEHFAFCPDNVWQGADPTLRAYAGHQVLDRPVWHFWWD is encoded by the coding sequence ATGGCGACTCTTCCCAACATCCTGCCGAAGCTGACGGCTGACCCGAGCGGCGGCGCTCTCGGACTCCGGCTCCCCACCGGGGCACTCGTCGACACCACGGACGAGGGTCCCTGGCACGAGCCGCTGCTGTGGTACGCGGACGAGCGGGCTCTCCCGGGCGGCTGGGCGGCACTGGAGCCGGCCCGTCGCACGGGACTGCTGCCGGTCGTGCTCGACGTGGGGGACGGGCACGGCGGGCCGGACCGCTGGGAGTTGATGCCCGGCGAGGTGTCGTACCCCGGGGACCACGACGCCGAGGAGGTACTCGCGGAGTACTGGGAGGAGTACGCCGCGGAGGGTGGCGCTTGGCCCGGGCCGGCCGCCCCGCTCCCCCACGCGCAGGACCCTGACGCGGTCGCCGCCGGCGTCGCGGACTCGCTGCTCGACGGCGGAAGCCCGCTGAAGGACCCCCGCCTCGCTCTCGTCCCGGCCCGCCGCAGCGCGGACATACCGACGGCGATCGGCTGGACGGGCCCGGCGAACCACGAGGGTGACACGGCCCGGCTCAGCGCGGTGCTGCGCTCCTGGGAGGACCGCTTCGGCATACGGGTCGTGGCCCTCGGCTTCGATCACCTGCTGGTGTCGGTCGCCGCCCCGCCCGTCACGACGGCCGACGCGGAGGCCGTGGCCGCCGAGCACTTCGCGTTCTGCCCGGACAACGTCTGGCAGGGCGCCGACCCGACACTGCGGGCGTACGCCGGACACCAGGTCCTCGACCGGCCGGTCTGGCACTTCTGGTGGGACTGA
- a CDS encoding DinB family protein, whose amino-acid sequence MTTSPEKTDLSQALAEQRELLLITVRGLTDAQAAQRTTVSELTLGGIVKHLAQAEEAWTQIMTKGDGELPDGMADMEQYRMAEGETLPALLERYAAAARATDEAAAGPPDLGRSVPLPTTPWSPPEPEYWSARRILLHLIRETAQHAGHADIVREALDGANTTAQR is encoded by the coding sequence ATGACCACTTCCCCGGAGAAGACGGACCTGTCGCAGGCGCTCGCGGAGCAGCGGGAGTTGCTGCTGATCACCGTGCGCGGACTCACCGACGCGCAGGCCGCGCAGCGTACGACCGTCAGTGAGCTGACCCTGGGCGGGATCGTGAAGCATCTCGCCCAAGCGGAAGAGGCGTGGACGCAGATCATGACCAAGGGCGACGGTGAACTCCCCGACGGCATGGCCGACATGGAGCAGTACCGCATGGCCGAGGGCGAGACGCTCCCCGCGCTGCTGGAGCGGTACGCGGCGGCCGCCCGGGCGACCGACGAAGCCGCGGCCGGGCCGCCGGACCTGGGGCGGAGTGTGCCGCTGCCGACGACTCCGTGGTCGCCGCCGGAGCCCGAGTACTGGTCGGCGCGCCGGATCCTGCTGCACCTGATCAGGGAGACGGCCCAGCACGCCGGGCACGCGGACATCGTCCGGGAGGCACTCGACGGCGCGAACACCACGGCCCAGCGCTGA
- the argS gene encoding arginine--tRNA ligase yields MASVTSLSDSVHQRLAAALSAAVPQAGSADPLLRRSDRADFQANGILALAKKEKANPRELATQVVSRVESGEVIKDVEVSGPGFLNITITDRAITENLAARYADDTGRLGVPHAEHPGTTVIDYAQPNVAKEMHVGHLRSAVIGDSVVQLLEFTGETVVRRHHIGDWGTQFGMLIQYLEEHPHELDHRDGGDLQASGEQAMSNLDRLYKAARKVFDSDEEFKTRARRRVVDLQAGDPQTLATWQKFVDESKIYFFSVFEKLDMEIRDEDIVGESGYNDMLAETCRLLEESGVAVRSEGALCVFFDDIKGPDGKPVPLIVQKSDGGYGYAATDLSAIRDRVFNIKANTLLYVVDARQSLHFKMVFETARRAGWLDEDVKAVQLAFGTVLGKDGKPFKTREGETVRLVDLLDEAIDRASAVVREKAQDLSEEEIAERGTQVGIGAVKYADLSTSANRDYKFDLDQMVSLNGDTSVYLQYAYARIRSILRKAGESRPSAHPELELHAAERALGLHVDAFAETVAEAAAEYAPHKMTAYLYQLASLYTTFYDKCPVLKAESAEQIENRLFLCDVTARTLHQGMALLGIRTPERL; encoded by the coding sequence ATGGCCTCGGTCACGTCCCTCAGCGACTCCGTCCACCAGCGCCTCGCGGCGGCCCTGTCGGCGGCTGTGCCGCAGGCCGGTTCCGCGGACCCGCTGCTGCGACGAAGCGACCGGGCCGACTTCCAGGCCAACGGGATCCTGGCCCTCGCGAAGAAGGAGAAGGCGAACCCGCGGGAGCTGGCGACGCAGGTCGTCTCCCGGGTCGAGTCGGGTGAGGTGATCAAGGACGTCGAGGTCTCCGGCCCCGGCTTTCTGAACATCACGATCACGGACCGGGCGATCACGGAGAACCTCGCCGCGCGCTACGCGGACGACACCGGCCGCCTCGGCGTGCCGCACGCCGAGCACCCGGGCACCACGGTCATCGACTACGCCCAGCCGAACGTGGCGAAGGAGATGCACGTCGGTCACCTGCGCTCCGCGGTGATCGGCGACTCGGTGGTGCAGTTGCTGGAGTTCACCGGCGAGACGGTGGTGCGGCGTCATCACATCGGCGACTGGGGCACCCAGTTCGGCATGCTCATCCAGTATCTGGAGGAGCACCCGCACGAGCTGGACCACAGGGACGGCGGGGATCTGCAGGCCTCCGGCGAGCAGGCGATGTCGAACCTGGACCGCCTCTACAAGGCCGCGCGCAAGGTCTTCGACTCCGACGAGGAGTTCAAGACGCGGGCCCGGCGCCGGGTGGTGGACCTGCAGGCGGGCGACCCGCAGACCCTCGCGACGTGGCAGAAGTTCGTGGACGAGTCGAAGATCTACTTCTTCTCCGTCTTCGAGAAGCTGGACATGGAGATCCGCGACGAGGACATCGTCGGCGAGTCCGGTTACAACGACATGCTCGCGGAGACCTGCCGCCTGCTGGAGGAGTCGGGCGTCGCGGTCCGTTCGGAGGGCGCGCTCTGTGTCTTCTTCGACGACATCAAGGGCCCGGACGGCAAGCCGGTCCCGCTGATCGTGCAGAAGTCGGACGGCGGCTACGGCTACGCGGCGACCGACCTCTCGGCGATCCGCGACCGCGTCTTCAACATCAAGGCGAACACGCTGCTGTACGTGGTGGACGCCCGCCAGTCGCTGCACTTCAAGATGGTCTTCGAGACGGCCCGCCGGGCGGGCTGGCTGGACGAGGACGTCAAGGCGGTGCAGCTCGCCTTCGGTACGGTCCTCGGCAAGGACGGCAAGCCGTTCAAGACCCGTGAGGGCGAGACGGTCCGCCTGGTCGACCTGCTCGACGAGGCGATCGACCGGGCCTCGGCGGTGGTCCGGGAGAAGGCGCAGGACCTCTCCGAGGAGGAGATCGCCGAGCGGGGCACCCAGGTCGGCATCGGCGCGGTGAAGTACGCGGACCTGTCGACGTCGGCGAACCGGGACTACAAGTTCGACCTGGACCAGATGGTCTCGCTGAACGGCGACACGTCCGTCTACCTCCAGTACGCCTACGCCCGGATCCGCTCGATCCTGCGCAAGGCCGGCGAGTCCCGCCCGTCCGCGCACCCCGAGCTGGAACTGCACGCGGCGGAGCGGGCCCTGGGCCTGCACGTCGACGCGTTCGCGGAGACGGTGGCCGAGGCGGCGGCGGAGTACGCCCCGCACAAGATGACGGCGTACCTGTACCAGCTGGCGTCGCTCTACACGACGTTCTACGACAAGTGCCCGGTGCTGAAGGCCGAGTCGGCGGAGCAGATCGAGAACCGCCTGTTCCTCTGCGACGTCACGGCCCGCACCCTCCACCAGGGCATGGCCCTGCTGGGCATCCGGACGCCCGAGCGGCTCTGA
- the lysS gene encoding lysine--tRNA ligase, with the protein MPIVAQSTETTDWVSRFADEVIEESERRAPGKPVVVASGLSPSGPIHLGNLREVMTPHLVADEIRRRGHQVRHLISWDDYDRYRKVPQGIAGVDESWAEHIGKPLTSVPAPKGSSHANWAEHFKAAMIESLAELGVEFDGISQTAQYTSGVYREQILHAIKHRGDIDAILDQYRTKKAPAKQQQPQKPLDEAELEAAEGSGAAAEDDGSSASAGYFPYKPYCGNCEKDLTTVTSYDDDSTELTYACTACGFSETVRLSEFNRGKLVWKVDWPMRWAYEGVVFEPSGVDHTSPGSSFQVGGQIVGIFGGKQPIGPMYAFVGISGMAKMSSSKGGVPTPADALKIMEPQLLRWLYARRRPNQSFKVAFDQEIQRLYDEWDRLDAKVADGSALPADVAAHSRAVRTAAGELPRTARPLPYRTLASVADITAGHEDQALRILSELDPEQPLTSLDEVRPRYDKAEAWINTHVPAEQRTIVRDEPDAELLKSLDEQGRESLRLLLDGLADHWSLDGLTHLVYGVPKVQAGFPADATPKELPPEIKTAQRSFFALLYHLLVGRDTGPRLPTLLLAVGQERVRALLGE; encoded by the coding sequence GTGCCGATCGTGGCTCAGAGCACCGAGACCACCGACTGGGTCTCCCGTTTCGCGGATGAGGTCATCGAGGAGTCGGAGCGCCGAGCCCCGGGCAAACCCGTCGTCGTCGCGTCCGGACTCTCGCCGTCCGGCCCCATCCACCTCGGGAACCTGCGCGAGGTCATGACCCCGCATCTCGTCGCCGACGAGATCCGCCGCCGGGGACACCAGGTGCGGCACCTGATCTCCTGGGACGACTACGACCGGTACCGGAAGGTGCCCCAGGGCATCGCCGGCGTCGACGAGTCGTGGGCCGAGCACATCGGCAAGCCGCTGACGTCCGTCCCGGCGCCGAAGGGCTCCTCGCACGCCAACTGGGCCGAGCACTTCAAGGCCGCGATGATCGAGTCGCTGGCCGAGCTGGGCGTGGAGTTCGACGGGATCAGCCAGACCGCGCAGTACACCTCCGGCGTCTACCGCGAGCAGATCCTGCACGCCATCAAGCACCGCGGCGACATCGACGCGATCCTCGACCAGTACCGGACGAAGAAGGCCCCCGCCAAGCAGCAGCAGCCGCAGAAGCCCCTCGACGAGGCCGAGCTGGAGGCCGCCGAGGGTTCCGGCGCGGCCGCCGAGGACGACGGCAGCTCCGCCTCCGCCGGGTACTTCCCGTACAAGCCGTACTGCGGCAACTGCGAGAAGGACCTCACGACCGTCACGTCCTACGACGACGACTCCACCGAGCTGACGTACGCCTGCACCGCGTGCGGCTTCTCCGAGACGGTCCGGCTGAGCGAGTTCAACCGCGGCAAGCTGGTCTGGAAGGTCGACTGGCCGATGCGGTGGGCCTACGAAGGGGTCGTGTTCGAGCCGAGCGGCGTCGACCACACCTCTCCCGGGTCGTCGTTCCAGGTCGGCGGGCAGATCGTCGGGATCTTCGGCGGGAAGCAGCCGATCGGCCCGATGTACGCCTTCGTCGGGATCTCCGGCATGGCGAAGATGTCGTCCTCGAAGGGCGGCGTGCCCACGCCCGCCGACGCCCTGAAGATCATGGAGCCGCAGCTCCTGCGCTGGCTCTACGCCCGGCGCCGGCCCAACCAGTCCTTCAAGGTCGCCTTCGACCAGGAGATCCAGCGGCTGTACGACGAGTGGGACCGGCTGGACGCCAAGGTCGCCGACGGCAGCGCCCTGCCGGCCGACGTCGCCGCGCACTCGCGTGCGGTGCGCACGGCCGCCGGTGAGCTGCCGCGGACGGCCCGGCCGCTGCCGTACCGGACGCTGGCGTCCGTCGCGGACATCACCGCCGGGCACGAGGACCAGGCGCTGCGGATCCTGAGCGAGCTCGACCCGGAGCAGCCGCTGACCTCGCTCGACGAGGTGCGGCCGCGGTACGACAAGGCCGAGGCCTGGATCAACACGCACGTGCCCGCCGAACAGCGGACCATCGTGCGCGACGAGCCCGACGCCGAGCTGCTGAAGTCCCTCGACGAGCAGGGACGGGAGTCGCTGCGGCTGCTGCTCGACGGCCTGGCCGACCACTGGTCGCTCGACGGGCTGACGCACCTCGTCTACGGCGTGCCCAAGGTGCAGGCCGGGTTCCCCGCCGACGCCACGCCCAAGGAACTGCCGCCGGAGATCAAGACCGCCCAGCGGTCCTTCTTCGCCCTGCTGTACCACCTGCTGGTCGGGCGGGACACGGGGCCGCGGCTGCCGACGCTGCTGCTGGCGGTGGGGCAGGAGCGGGTGCGGGCCCTGCTCGGGGAGTAG
- a CDS encoding DUF2637 domain-containing protein: MHRVLIGVVVAGAVIIAGIGFAGSYAAVRELALQKGFGNFSYVFPIGIDAGICVLLALDLLLTWIRIPFPLLRQTAWLLTAATIAFNGAAAWPDPLGVGMHAVIPILFVVSVEAARHAIGRIADITADKHMEGVRLTRWLLSPLPTFLLWRRMKLWELRSYDQVIKLEQERLVYQARLRSRYGRNWRRKAPVESLMPLRLARYGVPLAETAPAGLAAAGIEPALIPPPPQPQPQLDPGVAAGGRAAGAAPVPQRAAPAVERRLELDGTPHAEHPEFEPEPEPEPEQSPWFNAPREVEYQGGYDPAYNPEQYAQWIAEQQEAEQYQVQYEQEPTPEDTGSFPIPVGPNRTRELGDGGGTPPAPEPDEESYYQVFRQSIDGSYPTPRALGDNIQATYGTTLSPGALKTLVERFQKRHTAELEEDHIA; encoded by the coding sequence ATGCACCGCGTTCTCATCGGTGTGGTCGTGGCCGGCGCCGTGATCATCGCCGGCATCGGCTTCGCCGGTTCGTACGCGGCGGTCCGCGAACTGGCCCTCCAGAAGGGCTTCGGGAACTTCTCCTACGTCTTCCCGATCGGCATCGACGCGGGTATCTGCGTCCTGCTGGCCCTGGACCTGCTCCTCACCTGGATCAGGATCCCCTTCCCGCTCCTGCGCCAGACGGCGTGGCTCCTGACAGCGGCGACGATCGCCTTCAACGGCGCCGCCGCCTGGCCGGATCCGCTCGGTGTCGGCATGCACGCGGTGATCCCGATCCTGTTCGTGGTCTCGGTCGAGGCGGCCCGCCACGCGATCGGCCGGATCGCCGACATCACGGCCGACAAGCACATGGAGGGCGTCCGCCTCACCCGCTGGCTGCTCTCCCCCCTGCCGACGTTCCTCCTCTGGCGCCGTATGAAGCTCTGGGAGCTCCGCTCCTACGACCAGGTCATCAAGCTGGAGCAGGAACGTCTCGTCTACCAGGCCCGCCTGCGCTCCCGCTACGGCAGGAACTGGCGCAGGAAGGCCCCGGTGGAGTCCCTGATGCCACTGAGGCTGGCCAGGTACGGAGTGCCGTTGGCGGAGACGGCCCCGGCGGGCCTGGCAGCGGCGGGCATAGAGCCCGCGCTGATTCCCCCGCCGCCGCAGCCGCAGCCTCAGCTCGACCCAGGCGTGGCCGCGGGCGGTCGCGCCGCCGGGGCGGCGCCCGTCCCGCAGAGGGCTGCGCCTGCCGTCGAGCGGCGCCTGGAGCTCGACGGCACCCCTCACGCAGAGCACCCCGAATTCGAACCCGAACCGGAACCCGAACCGGAGCAGAGCCCCTGGTTCAACGCCCCCCGCGAGGTCGAGTACCAGGGCGGCTACGACCCTGCCTACAACCCCGAGCAGTACGCCCAGTGGATCGCCGAACAGCAAGAGGCCGAGCAGTACCAAGTCCAGTACGAGCAGGAACCCACCCCGGAGGACACCGGCAGCTTCCCCATCCCGGTGGGCCCCAACCGCACCCGGGAACTGGGCGACGGCGGCGGCACCCCGCCCGCCCCCGAGCCGGACGAGGAGTCGTACTACCAGGTGTTCCGTCAGTCGATCGACGGCAGCTATCCCACACCCCGGGCCCTCGGCGACAACATCCAGGCGACCTACGGGACGACGCTGAGCCCCGGCGCCCTGAAGACCCTGGTGGAACGCTTCCAGAAGCGCCACACGGCGGAACTGGAAGAAGACCACATCGCATAA
- a CDS encoding DUF3558 family protein has protein sequence MQRRAQRDRDQRAKRLHRVLVCAAAVPVMLVAAGCSSDSGSGDSTDEAAKAAASASASPSPTVQAAAYGKLPEPCKVLSKKTLENLVPEGKSGKEGKSDDISTRGNCSWNSLDNNGVKGSQFRWLNVSMLRFESDVTRGPADKLAQEYYEKQIQDAQAVEGAKSTKTEPVSGTGDEATAVRYELKKKEGTFKQQTVVARVENVVVTLDYNGAGLAGDKSPSADDLMKDVKKAAKEAVAAVSEANGAGGGKASGAPSKSPSKAPSKSASEGASDEPSKDASRSPSKQPASKA, from the coding sequence ATGCAGCGACGAGCACAGCGAGACCGAGACCAGCGAGCGAAGCGACTCCACCGCGTCCTTGTCTGCGCGGCCGCCGTCCCCGTGATGCTGGTCGCCGCCGGCTGCTCCTCGGACTCCGGCTCCGGCGACAGCACGGACGAGGCCGCGAAGGCCGCCGCCTCGGCGTCCGCGAGCCCGTCGCCGACCGTTCAGGCGGCGGCGTACGGCAAGCTTCCGGAGCCCTGCAAGGTGCTGTCCAAGAAGACGTTGGAGAACCTCGTTCCGGAGGGCAAGTCCGGCAAGGAGGGCAAGTCGGACGACATCTCCACCCGGGGCAACTGCTCCTGGAACAGCCTCGACAACAACGGCGTCAAGGGCTCGCAGTTCCGCTGGCTGAACGTGTCGATGCTGCGCTTCGAGTCGGACGTCACCCGCGGCCCGGCCGACAAGCTGGCCCAGGAGTACTACGAGAAGCAGATCCAGGACGCCCAGGCCGTGGAGGGCGCCAAAAGCACCAAGACGGAGCCGGTTTCCGGGACGGGCGACGAGGCGACGGCCGTGCGCTACGAGCTGAAGAAGAAGGAAGGCACCTTCAAGCAGCAGACGGTCGTGGCGCGCGTCGAGAACGTCGTCGTCACCCTCGACTACAACGGCGCGGGCCTGGCGGGCGACAAGAGCCCGAGCGCCGACGACCTGATGAAGGACGTGAAGAAGGCCGCCAAGGAGGCGGTGGCGGCGGTGTCCGAGGCGAACGGTGCGGGCGGCGGCAAGGCGAGCGGCGCCCCGTCCAAGTCCCCGTCCAAGGCCCCGTCGAAGTCGGCGTCCGAGGGCGCGTCGGACGAGCCCTCGAAGGACGCGTCGAGGTCGCCGTCCAAGCAGCCCGCTTCGAAGGCCTGA
- a CDS encoding DUF3558 domain-containing protein → MQRKAYAPGIAALLVALLAGCTGSSGDGGATEDSNPGGTGTASAAAEPGRYRTLPEPCGAVGQSSLDELLPGIRQITDEEQREKAYEGEATVTYDTDRKVGCQWKVDSQQATNHLLVDFERVVSYDNAVSDDNQAEQLFAEREAAAHLPEPTATESAAVGSTPAGGSSAAPSGSPSPSGTSLPSGTSSPSASASPSTDLQPRVLEEVGDEAFLDDELSSSGSTAKQRTVTVAFRTSNVIVTIEYAEQPATVGVVPDSKEMQDRARKLASQLADSLSG, encoded by the coding sequence GTGCAACGGAAGGCGTACGCACCCGGCATCGCCGCGCTCCTCGTGGCCCTGCTGGCCGGCTGCACCGGCAGTTCGGGCGACGGCGGCGCGACGGAGGACTCCAACCCGGGCGGCACGGGCACGGCTTCGGCCGCCGCCGAGCCGGGCCGGTACCGCACGCTGCCCGAGCCCTGTGGTGCCGTCGGCCAGAGCTCCCTCGACGAACTCCTGCCCGGAATCCGGCAGATCACCGACGAGGAACAGCGCGAGAAGGCGTACGAGGGCGAGGCGACGGTCACGTACGACACCGACCGCAAGGTCGGCTGCCAGTGGAAGGTCGACTCCCAGCAGGCCACGAACCATCTGCTCGTCGACTTCGAACGGGTCGTCTCCTACGACAACGCGGTCAGCGACGACAACCAGGCCGAGCAGCTCTTCGCGGAGAGGGAGGCGGCGGCCCACCTGCCCGAGCCGACCGCCACCGAGTCGGCGGCCGTCGGCAGCACGCCGGCCGGCGGCTCCTCCGCCGCTCCGAGCGGCTCCCCGTCCCCGTCCGGCACCTCGCTCCCGTCCGGCACCTCCTCGCCGTCGGCGTCCGCCTCCCCCTCGACCGATCTCCAGCCCCGCGTCCTGGAGGAGGTCGGCGACGAGGCCTTCCTCGACGACGAGCTGAGCAGCTCCGGTTCGACGGCCAAGCAGCGCACGGTGACTGTGGCATTCCGCACGTCCAACGTCATCGTGACCATCGAGTACGCCGAGCAGCCGGCCACCGTCGGCGTCGTCCCGGACAGCAAGGAAATGCAGGACAGGGCCCGGAAACTGGCCTCGCAGCTGGCTGATTCACTGAGCGGCTGA